A region of Streptomyces deccanensis DNA encodes the following proteins:
- a CDS encoding LamG domain-containing protein: protein MNALRKAAAVLSAAAAILIAIPPTASATPAPHQTYDGTLVRENFNRLPLGPVTRGRGWTTDTSNGTLTVEPSADGRGRELSIRTEGNGRAFFVLSDLAPPGNSFWARMRLRVAEFPTAPDWAHWTLAEASGPDSPTLVRPIGGQYAPTDKGNFWGVGSDLGPTGDWTDWRTSAPAVSGKWQCVEFHLDATDNRVTVYLDGVAQSDLTVSTQQHGGTADDFVFPTFDKLKLGWQLYQANPSPSSYDVRLDDIALSTRRVGGCGG, encoded by the coding sequence ATGAACGCCCTGAGGAAGGCCGCCGCCGTACTGTCGGCCGCGGCCGCGATCCTGATCGCGATACCCCCCACTGCCTCGGCAACTCCCGCCCCACATCAGACGTACGACGGCACGCTCGTCCGGGAGAACTTCAACCGTCTCCCCCTCGGCCCGGTCACCCGGGGCCGGGGCTGGACCACCGATACGTCCAACGGCACGCTGACTGTCGAGCCCAGTGCCGACGGCCGGGGCCGTGAGCTGAGTATCCGTACCGAGGGCAACGGACGTGCCTTCTTCGTCCTGTCCGACCTCGCCCCGCCCGGCAACAGCTTCTGGGCGCGGATGCGACTGCGGGTGGCCGAGTTTCCTACGGCTCCCGACTGGGCGCACTGGACCCTCGCGGAGGCCTCAGGCCCCGACTCCCCCACGCTCGTCCGCCCTATCGGCGGCCAGTACGCGCCCACCGACAAGGGCAACTTCTGGGGTGTGGGCTCCGATCTGGGTCCCACCGGTGACTGGACCGACTGGAGGACGTCCGCCCCGGCCGTCTCCGGGAAGTGGCAGTGCGTCGAGTTCCACCTGGACGCCACCGACAACCGGGTCACCGTGTACCTGGACGGCGTGGCACAGTCCGACCTGACCGTCTCCACGCAGCAGCACGGCGGCACGGCGGACGACTTCGTCTTCCCCACGTTCGACAAGCTCAAGCTGGGCTGGCAGTTGTACCAGGCGAACCCCAGCCCGTCGTCGTACGACGTCCGGCTGGACGACATCGCGCTGAGTACGCGGCGGGTGGGCGGCTGCGGAGGCTGA
- a CDS encoding TM2 domain-containing protein, whose translation MTEQPQQPAQPPQPPQPGYGYPNAAPGQPGANPYGAPQGGYQQPGAGQPGYGYPQQGGYPQGGYQVPPTPGGAYTGDPNAPYGYDPYGRPYSDKSKIVAGILSLFLGSFGVGRFYIGHVGLGLAQLFTCGGLGIWALVDGIILLTSSNTTDSNGRVLRG comes from the coding sequence GTGACCGAGCAGCCTCAGCAGCCCGCTCAGCCCCCGCAGCCCCCGCAGCCCGGATACGGGTACCCGAACGCGGCCCCCGGCCAGCCGGGCGCCAACCCGTACGGGGCTCCGCAGGGCGGCTACCAGCAGCCGGGCGCGGGCCAGCCCGGCTACGGCTACCCCCAGCAGGGCGGCTACCCCCAGGGCGGCTACCAGGTGCCCCCGACGCCGGGCGGCGCGTACACGGGCGACCCCAACGCCCCGTACGGCTACGACCCGTACGGCCGCCCGTACTCCGACAAGTCGAAGATCGTCGCGGGCATCCTCTCGCTGTTCCTGGGCTCCTTCGGCGTCGGCCGCTTCTACATCGGTCACGTCGGTCTCGGCCTCGCGCAGCTGTTCACCTGCGGTGGCCTCGGCATCTGGGCGCTGGTCGACGGCATCATCCTGCTGACCAGCAGCAACACCACGGACTCCAACGGGCGTGTCCTGCGTGGCTGA
- a CDS encoding DUF2752 domain-containing protein — MAERGLSTLRHPAAAPLAVAAAGLVGAAYLYGTNPHEPGQLLPQCPFRYVTGLLCPACGGTRMVYDLLHGQFAAAWHDNRVLLLAAPFALVLLGRWFVEGVRGRRWRPELKPRTQALILGIAVTWTIVRNLH, encoded by the coding sequence GTGGCTGAGCGCGGCCTCAGCACCCTCCGGCATCCGGCGGCGGCCCCCCTCGCGGTGGCCGCCGCCGGGCTGGTGGGCGCCGCGTACCTGTACGGCACCAACCCGCACGAGCCCGGTCAGCTGCTGCCCCAGTGCCCGTTCCGCTATGTCACCGGGCTGCTCTGCCCCGCCTGCGGTGGCACCCGCATGGTGTACGACCTGCTGCACGGGCAGTTCGCCGCGGCCTGGCACGACAACCGGGTCCTGCTGCTCGCCGCGCCCTTCGCCCTCGTCCTGCTCGGACGCTGGTTCGTCGAGGGAGTGCGCGGCCGCCGCTGGCGCCCCGAACTCAAGCCCCGCACCCAGGCCTTGATCCTGGGCATCGCGGTGACGTGGACGATCGTCCGCAATCTGCACTGA
- a CDS encoding TM2 domain-containing protein translates to MTVPTPDAPFGHDPQGRPYSDKSKIVAGVLQLFLGTLGIGRFYVGSVGVGVAQLLTCGGLGFWSLIDGILFLTSNDRTDAQGRVLRG, encoded by the coding sequence ATGACCGTCCCCACCCCTGACGCTCCCTTCGGCCACGACCCGCAGGGTCGCCCGTACTCCGACAAGTCGAAGATCGTCGCCGGTGTTCTGCAGCTCTTCCTCGGCACGCTCGGCATCGGTCGTTTCTACGTCGGTTCCGTCGGCGTGGGCGTCGCCCAGCTCCTCACCTGCGGTGGTCTGGGCTTCTGGTCCCTGATCGACGGCATCCTGTTCCTCACGAGCAACGACCGCACCGACGCGCAGGGCCGCGTCCTGCGCGGCTGA
- a CDS encoding succinate dehydrogenase iron-sulfur subunit, producing the protein MATPTLDKADAAGSPEPGFADSPYITVTFRVRRFNSEVSAEASWQDFQLEIDPKERVLDGLHKIKWDVDGTLTFRRSCAHGICGSDAMRINGKNRLACKTLIKDINPEKPITIEPIKGLTVLKDLVVDMEPFFQAYRDVMPFLITKDTNEPTRERFQTAEDRERFDDTTKCILCAACTSSCPVFWNDGQYFGPAAIVNAHRFIFDSRDEAGEQRLEILNDRDGVWRCRTTFNCTDACPRGIEVTKAIQEVKRALITRRF; encoded by the coding sequence ATGGCAACCCCGACCCTGGACAAGGCGGACGCGGCAGGCAGCCCCGAGCCCGGTTTCGCCGACTCCCCGTACATCACGGTCACCTTCCGTGTCCGTCGCTTCAACTCCGAGGTCTCGGCCGAGGCCAGCTGGCAGGACTTCCAGCTGGAGATCGACCCCAAGGAGCGCGTCCTCGACGGTCTGCACAAGATCAAGTGGGACGTGGACGGCACGCTGACGTTCCGCCGTTCCTGCGCCCACGGCATCTGCGGGTCGGACGCCATGCGGATCAACGGCAAGAACCGGCTGGCCTGCAAGACGCTGATCAAGGACATCAACCCCGAGAAGCCGATCACGATCGAGCCCATCAAGGGCCTCACGGTCCTCAAGGACCTGGTCGTGGACATGGAGCCGTTCTTCCAGGCGTACCGGGACGTGATGCCCTTCCTGATCACGAAGGACACCAACGAGCCGACGCGTGAGCGGTTCCAGACCGCCGAGGACCGCGAACGCTTCGACGACACCACGAAGTGCATCCTCTGCGCCGCGTGCACGTCCTCGTGCCCGGTGTTCTGGAACGACGGCCAGTACTTCGGTCCGGCCGCGATCGTCAACGCCCACCGCTTCATCTTCGACTCGCGCGACGAGGCCGGCGAGCAGCGGCTGGAGATCCTCAACGACCGTGACGGCGTGTGGCGTTGCCGTACGACGTTCAACTGCACGGACGCCTGCCCGCGCGGTATCGAGGTCACCAAGGCGATCCAGGAGGTGAAGCGGGCGCTCATCACGCGCCGCTTCTGA
- the sdhA gene encoding succinate dehydrogenase flavoprotein subunit gives MKIHKYDTVIVGAGGAGMRAAIESTQRSRTAVLTKLYPTRSHTGAAQGGMAAALANVEEDNWEWHTFDTVKGGDYLVDQDAAEILAKEAIDSVLDLEKMGLPFNRTPDGTIDQRRFGGHSRNHGEAPVRRSCYAADRTGHMILQTLYQNCVKHGVEFFNEFYVLDQLITEVDGVKKSAGVVAYELATGEIHVFQAKAVIYASGGCGKFFKVTSNAHTLTGDGQAAVYRRGLPLEDMEFFQFHPTGIWRMGILLTEGARGEGGILRNKDGERFMEKYAPVMKDLASRDVVSRSIYTEIREGRGCGPEGDHVYLDLTHLPPEQLDAKLPDITEFARTYLGIEPYTDPIPIQPTAHYAMGGIPTNVEGEVLSDNTTVVPGLYAAGEVACVSVHGANRLGTNSLLDINVFGRRAGIAAAEYAQKADFVELPENPESLVVEQIERLRNSTGNERVAELRRELQETMDANVMVFRTEQTIKTAVEKIAELRARYKNVAIQDKGRRFNTDLLEAVELGNLLDLAEVMAVSALARKESRGGHYREDYPNRDDVNFMRHTMAYREVGDDGSETVRLDYKPVVQTRYQPMERKY, from the coding sequence ATGAAGATCCACAAGTACGACACCGTCATCGTCGGCGCCGGCGGCGCCGGTATGCGCGCGGCCATCGAGTCCACGCAGCGCAGCCGCACCGCCGTGCTGACCAAGCTCTACCCCACCCGCTCCCACACGGGCGCCGCGCAGGGCGGCATGGCCGCCGCGCTCGCCAACGTGGAGGAGGACAACTGGGAGTGGCACACCTTCGACACGGTCAAGGGCGGTGACTACCTGGTCGACCAGGACGCCGCCGAGATCCTGGCGAAGGAGGCCATCGACTCCGTCCTCGACCTGGAGAAGATGGGCCTGCCGTTCAACCGGACGCCCGACGGGACGATCGACCAGCGCCGCTTCGGCGGTCACAGCCGGAACCACGGCGAGGCCCCGGTCCGCCGCTCCTGCTACGCGGCCGACCGCACCGGCCACATGATCCTCCAGACGCTCTACCAGAACTGCGTCAAGCACGGCGTGGAGTTCTTCAACGAGTTCTACGTCCTGGACCAGCTGATCACCGAGGTCGACGGCGTCAAGAAGTCGGCCGGTGTCGTGGCGTACGAGCTGGCGACCGGCGAGATCCACGTCTTCCAGGCGAAGGCCGTGATCTACGCGTCCGGCGGCTGCGGCAAGTTCTTCAAGGTGACGTCCAACGCGCACACGCTGACCGGTGACGGTCAGGCCGCCGTGTACCGCCGCGGGCTGCCGCTGGAGGACATGGAGTTCTTCCAGTTCCACCCGACCGGCATCTGGCGCATGGGCATCCTGCTGACGGAGGGCGCCCGCGGTGAGGGCGGCATCCTCCGCAACAAGGACGGCGAGCGCTTCATGGAGAAGTACGCGCCGGTCATGAAGGACCTCGCGTCCCGTGACGTCGTGTCCCGCTCCATCTACACGGAGATCCGTGAGGGCCGCGGCTGCGGTCCCGAGGGCGACCACGTCTACCTCGACCTCACGCACCTCCCGCCGGAGCAGCTCGACGCCAAGCTCCCCGACATCACCGAGTTCGCGCGCACCTACCTCGGTATCGAGCCCTACACGGACCCGATCCCGATCCAGCCGACCGCGCACTACGCCATGGGCGGCATCCCGACCAACGTCGAGGGTGAGGTCCTCAGCGACAACACCACCGTCGTCCCCGGGCTGTACGCCGCCGGCGAGGTCGCCTGCGTCTCCGTGCACGGCGCCAACCGTCTGGGCACCAACTCGCTGCTCGACATCAACGTGTTCGGGCGCCGGGCAGGCATCGCGGCCGCCGAGTACGCCCAGAAGGCGGACTTCGTCGAGCTGCCGGAGAACCCGGAGTCCCTGGTCGTCGAGCAGATCGAGCGGCTGCGCAACTCCACGGGCAACGAGCGCGTGGCGGAGCTGCGGCGCGAGCTGCAGGAGACCATGGACGCCAACGTCATGGTGTTCCGCACCGAGCAGACGATCAAGACGGCCGTCGAGAAGATCGCCGAGCTGCGCGCGCGCTACAAGAACGTCGCGATCCAGGACAAGGGCCGCCGGTTCAACACCGACCTCCTGGAGGCCGTCGAGCTGGGCAACCTGCTCGACCTGGCCGAGGTCATGGCCGTGTCGGCGCTCGCCCGCAAGGAGTCCCGCGGCGGTCACTACCGCGAGGACTACCCCAACCGCGACGACGTCAACTTCATGCGCCACACCATGGCGTACCGCGAGGTCGGCGACGACGGCTCCGAGACCGTCCGCCTCGACTACAAGCCGGTCGTCCAGACCCGCTACCAGCCGATGGAGCGTAAGTACTGA
- a CDS encoding succinate dehydrogenase hydrophobic membrane anchor subunit, with translation MSATETTASGIGPVEGAGELSGYSPDNPAPFIEPPRKRTKKTPKSTRGNFEMVAWLFMRLSGIVLVVLVIGHLVIQLVLDGGVSKIGFAFVAGRWASPFWQVWDLLMLWLAMLHGANGLRTVINDYAERANTRLWLKGLLYTATVFTILLGTLVIFTFDPNIR, from the coding sequence ATGTCCGCCACTGAAACCACCGCGTCCGGCATCGGCCCCGTAGAGGGCGCCGGGGAGCTGTCGGGCTACAGCCCCGACAACCCGGCCCCCTTCATCGAGCCGCCCCGCAAGCGCACCAAGAAGACCCCGAAGTCGACCCGCGGCAACTTCGAGATGGTCGCGTGGCTCTTCATGCGTCTGTCCGGCATCGTCCTGGTCGTCCTGGTCATCGGCCACCTGGTCATCCAGCTCGTCCTCGACGGCGGCGTCTCCAAGATCGGCTTCGCGTTCGTCGCGGGCCGCTGGGCCTCCCCGTTCTGGCAGGTCTGGGACCTGCTGATGCTGTGGCTCGCCATGCTGCACGGCGCGAACGGCCTGCGTACCGTCATCAACGACTACGCGGAGCGCGCGAACACCCGGCTGTGGCTCAAGGGCCTGCTCTACACCGCCACGGTGTTCACCATCCTGCTGGGCACGCTGGTGATCTTCACCTTCGACCCGAACATCCGCTAG
- the sdhC gene encoding succinate dehydrogenase, cytochrome b556 subunit, whose protein sequence is MPAGTLYRGREGMWSWVAHRVTGVLIFFFLFVHVLDTALVRVSPDAYDKVVATYKTPIVALLEYGLVAAVLFHALNGLRVIAVDFWSNGPRHQKTMLWSVVGIWLVLMIGALYPVLGHAVREVFGS, encoded by the coding sequence GTGCCGGCTGGAACGCTGTACCGCGGCCGGGAAGGAATGTGGTCCTGGGTGGCTCATCGAGTCACCGGCGTCCTCATCTTCTTCTTCCTGTTCGTACACGTGCTGGACACCGCTCTCGTCCGTGTCTCCCCCGACGCCTACGACAAGGTCGTGGCCACGTACAAGACGCCGATCGTCGCGCTGCTGGAGTACGGCCTCGTCGCCGCCGTCCTCTTCCACGCGCTCAACGGTCTTCGGGTCATCGCCGTCGACTTCTGGTCCAACGGCCCCCGTCACCAGAAGACGATGCTCTGGTCCGTCGTCGGCATCTGGCTCGTGCTGATGATCGGGGCCCTGTACCCCGTCCTCGGCCACGCCGTCCGTGAAGTCTTCGGGAGCTGA
- a CDS encoding 2-oxo-4-hydroxy-4-carboxy-5-ureidoimidazoline decarboxylase yields MNRLDNVVAPFAQPAQPTPTHRRGPTLPPHRLPHLPGQVAVPEQAPTPGPSALERFNHAPVEAARQTLLACLRSLRWAHRLTDHRPYPDLDALLAASDEAAYDLTASDLAEALAGETLPVLPDDTYGVAHTALDAAHAAYEARFGHVFVIALDTAHPDELLDRTLEGIRSRLSNDPEEERVVVAEELRRLARTRLTTHLTRTRTCRVP; encoded by the coding sequence ATGAACCGCCTCGATAACGTGGTGGCACCTTTCGCACAGCCTGCCCAGCCGACCCCTACGCACCGCCGAGGACCCACGCTGCCTCCGCACCGTCTTCCGCACCTCCCCGGCCAGGTCGCCGTCCCGGAGCAGGCCCCCACTCCCGGCCCCTCGGCCCTGGAGCGGTTCAACCACGCCCCCGTCGAGGCCGCCCGGCAGACCCTCCTCGCCTGCCTGCGCAGCCTCCGCTGGGCGCACCGCCTCACCGACCACCGGCCCTATCCCGACCTGGACGCCCTCCTCGCGGCGTCCGACGAGGCCGCGTACGACCTCACGGCGTCCGACCTGGCCGAGGCGCTGGCCGGGGAGACCCTCCCCGTCCTCCCCGACGACACCTACGGCGTCGCCCACACCGCCCTCGACGCCGCGCACGCCGCGTACGAGGCCCGCTTCGGCCACGTCTTCGTCATCGCCCTGGACACCGCCCACCCCGACGAACTCCTCGACCGCACCCTGGAGGGCATCCGCTCCCGCCTCTCGAACGACCCGGAGGAAGAGCGCGTGGTGGTCGCCGAGGAACTACGCCGCCTGGCAAGAACCCGCCTGACCACCCACCTGACCCGCACCCGCACCTGCCGAGTCCCTTGA